ATTGGCGACCCAGGGCACGGTATGCAGGGCATGGCGCAGGTCGCGCAGATTGACCCAGAGAAAGCCCTGACCCAAAAACGGGGCGATGGCGCGATTGACGCGATAGACGGGGATATGGGGTGAAAGTCCCTCGATGCGGATACTGCTGATGGGCATGAGGGATGGCTGGCGGACGAAATGCCACAGTTGCCAAGCACCGATCCCGCAGGCGAGGAAGCCCACCGCCCAGAACGTGTTGCGCATGGCCTTGCGCCAGGGAAAGGGTTGACGGGCGGGCGCAGGGGCCTTGACGGGCTCTTCCCGCACTCCACCATCGCTGGCCGATGGCCTGCGCTGAATTCCTTGCAGATCCCGAATGGCGCTTACCATGCTCTATTCCCCCTCCGTGCTGGCGAGGATGCGCCGGCACAATTCCGCAAAATCCCAGCCCATGGTCTGCGCCGCCATCGGTACCAGACTGTGGCTGGTCATGCCGGGCACACTGTTGACCTCGAGCAGTGCTGGCCGTCCGCTGTCATCCACGAGAAAGTCCACGCGTCCCCAGCCCTGGCCGCCGATTTCGGCAAAGGCGCGCAGGGCGAGACTCTGCAGTTGTGCATCGAGTGCATCACCCAACCCGGAAGGCAGGAGATAACGGGTGTCATCGGCCTGATATTTGGCGTGGTAGTCATAGAAAGTGCCCGTGACCTGGATGACGATGGGCGGCAAGGCCTGTCCGTGGACGATACCGACGGTGACCTCCTGACCGAGTATGGCGGCTTCAATAAGAATTTCCGTGTCGAAGGCGAACGCCCCTCCCAGGGCCCGTTCCAAGTCGTGGGTGTTGTTTGCGCGGCTGACGCCGATGCTCGAGCCGCCACGATTGGGCTTGACGAAGAGGGGCCAACCCCAGGATTCCAATTCCTCGGGTATCGGCTCGTCGCCACGCAGCAGGACTCCGCGGGTGGTAGGTAAACTGGCGCTTTGCCACAGGCGCTTGCAGCGCCACTTGTCCATGGACAGGGCACTGGCAAGCACACCACTCCCGGTGTAGGGAATCCCCAGATTCTCGAGATTGGCTTGCAGATGGCCGTCCTCGCCAAAGGCGCCATGACAGACGTTGAAAACCCGGCCGACGTGCTGGTCGCGCAATTGCTCGGCGAGGTGCCGCGGCTCGACATCGATGCCGCAGGCGTCGACGCCCATGCCTTGGAGGGCGCGGAGAACCGCGGCGCCGCTCTGCAAGGAGACCTCGCGCTCCGCCGAGGGACCGCCATACACCACGGCAACGCGCTGTGTTTCAGTCGTCATGTTCTTCTCCCAAGACGCGCATTTCCGGCTGTAAAACAATGCCAAAGCGTTGGCGCACGGTCTCCTGAATTTCCATCACCAAGGCCTCTACCTCGCGCGAGCGGGCCTGCCCGCGATTGAGGATGAAGTTCGCGTGTTGGGTGCTGATCTCGGCATCGCCGATGCGTCTACCCTTGAGCCCCGCGGCCTCGATCAGCCGGGCGGCATGGTCGCCGGGGGGATTGCGAAAGACCGAACCGCAACTCGGCCAGGATAGGGGTTGGCTCGCCGCCCGCTGGTTCTGCCAGGCCCGCAGTTGCATCCGCAGTTGCTCCGGCTCGCCGGCGGGCAGGCGCAGGCCAGCGCGCAGGAAACAGGCATCGCCCTGGCCCTGCACGGAGCGATACCCAATCCGAAACGCCGATGCCGGGCGCCGCTCCCGCTCGCCATTGGGATGCAGGAGTTCGACCCATTCCACCAAGGGCCAGGTCTCGCCTCCATGCGCTCCGGCATTCATGGCCAGACAGCCCCCCACAGTACCGGGAATTCCGGCCAGAAACTCCACCCCGGCGAGGCCATTTTTGGCAGCAAAATGGGCCAGCTTGACTGCGGAAACGCCAGCCTCGACCACCAGCTCGCCAGCGGCGTCCAACTCCATCTGGTCCAGCCCGTGGGCAAGGCAGATGACGGTGCCGCGCAGCCCGCCATCACGCAGTAAGACATTGCTGCCGAGGCCCAGCCAGGTGATCGGGGAACGGCCAAATTCGCGCAAGAAGCTGACCAGATCTGCCGCCGTGCCTGGGAGGTAGAAGCGCTCTGCAGGCCCGCCAATGCGCCAGCTGCTGTGGCGGGCGAGGGGCTCACCCAGGCGTAAGCGTCCGCCCATCATGACTGCGCCTCCGTCGCGAAAATCGCCTGCCATTGGCTGGCCAGCTGGGCAATGCTGCCGGCGCCCATGCAAAGGAGGACGGCGCTGGGCGGCAGATGCGCGAGGATCTGTTGTGGCTGCTGCAGCGCGTCCGGTAGATGCTGCACGTCGGCACCGCGCTCGCGCAGGGCAGTACAGAGCGCAGCACTGTCGGCGCCGGGGATGGCGGGTTCGCCAGCGGCATAGACGTCGAGGAGAAGGCTGCGGTCAGCTTGTGCCAGCACCTCGACGAAATCCCCGAAAAGATCCCGCGTGCGGGTGAAGCGATGAGGCTGAAACAGTAGCACCAAGGGTCGCTGTGGCCAGATGCGGCGGGCGGCGGCGATGGTGGCGGCCAACTCCCGGGGATGATGCCCGTAGTCGTCGACGATACTCCAGCCGCGCCAGTCCCCGAGATACTCGAAGCGTCGCGCAACGCCACGAAAATCGGCCAGGGCCTGGGCAATGATTTCCTGGCTGATGCCCACCTTGCTGGCAATGCCGATGGCCGCCAGGGCATTGAGGACGTTGTGCTCCCCCGGAATATTCAGCTGCAGGTCAAACCAGTGCACTCCCTGGCCCTCGACCCGGCGCCAGATTTCCACCTCGCTGCCCATGCCGCGATAGCGGATGTTTCGCGCCTGCAGGTCACTGTCGTCGTTCAGACCGTAGCCCAGCACCGGCGTGCGCAATTCTGGTAAGAGTCCGCGCACCATGGGCTCATCGGTACAGAGGACGGCCAGACCATAGAAGGGGAGACGCTGGAGAAACTGTAGGAACGCGGCGCGTAGCTGCCCCATGGTGTTGCCGTACGTCTCCATGTGGTCGGCGTCGATGTTGGTGACCACTGCCATCACCGGAGAGAGATACAGAAAGGAGGCATCGGATTCGTCCGCCTCGGCGACAAGATATTCGCCACTGCCCAGAGCGGCGTGGGTACCGGCGCTTTTCAGCCGTCCGCCGATGACAAAGGTGGGATCCAGCCCGGCGGCCCCGAGGATGCTCGCCACCAGGCTGGTCGTGGTGGTCTTGCCGTGGGTGCCAGCGATGGCGATGCCCTGCTTGAAGCGCATCAACTCCGCTAACATCTCAGCGCGGCGAATGACCGGAATGCGTAATTCGCGGGCCGCACGAATTTCGGGATTGTCCGCCGCAATCGCGGAGGATACGACCACGACGTCGGCACCCCGCACATTGGCGGCACCATGGCCGGTGAAAATGCTGGCGCCAAGGTCACTTAGGCGCAGGGTCGCCGGTCCCGGACGCAGGTCCGAACCAGAAACGGCATAGCCCAGGTTCAGCAAGACCTCGGCGATGCCGCGCATGCCAGCACCACCAATGCCTACCAGATGGATCTGTCGTACCCAGTTACGCATGCGTAGATCCTCCACAGGCAGCGGCAACTTCCACGGCCGCATTTACCCGAGCCTGGCGACGTGCCGCCTCTGCCCAGCGCAGGCGCAGTGCCGGATCCTGGAGCAGCGGGAGCATAATCTCGCGTAGTTGCTCCGCATCGAGCCCCTCCTGGCGCAGCATCCGTGCTGCCCCGGCATCTTCCAGAAAGCGGGCGTTGGCGGCCTGGTGATCGTCGACGGCAAAGGGGAAGGGAATGAGCAGGCTCCCCAAACCTGCGGCAGTCAATTCGGCAACCGTGGCGGCACCGGCACGGCAGACCGCCAAATCGGCCCAGGCCAACGCCTCTGCCATCGCGTCGATGAAGGGATCCACCCGCGCTGTGAGGCCGGCAGCGGCATAGGCTGCCCGCGTCTTGTCCAGATGTGCCGCGCCGCTCTGATGCCAGATTTCTGGGCGTAGGTCGACGGGCAGGGCCGCCAGTGCGGCACAGCAGAGTTCGTTCAGGACCTGGGCCCCCTGGCTTCCCCCCATGATCAAGAGCCGCGGCCGTCCCTGGCGTTGGGCAAAGCGCAGCTTCGGCTCGGCCAGCTCTGCGATTTCTGCGCGCACAGGATTCCCCACCCAGCGCGCCTTGCGCAGCCCAGTGTCGGGGAAGCCGGCGAAGACCTCGGCGGCAAGGGGAGCAAGCAGGCGGTTGGCCAAGCCAGGGATAGCATTTTGTTCGTGCAGGCAAAGACGTTTGCCCAGCGTCCAGGCGGCAATCCCGGCGGGTGCCGAGACATAGCCACCCATGCCCAGGACCGCCTCGGCCCCACAGCGGCGCAGAATTTGCCGCGCTTGGACGACGGCACGGCCAAGGCGCCAGGGAGCAGTCAGCCAGCGCCGCCAGCCCTTGCCGCGCAAGCCTTGCATCTGCAGTTGGTGCAGTGGATAGCCTGCC
The window above is part of the Acidithiobacillus acidisediminis genome. Proteins encoded here:
- the murG gene encoding undecaprenyldiphospho-muramoylpentapeptide beta-N-acetylglucosaminyltransferase, encoding MAKGVLIAAGGTGGHIFPALAVAGQLRAQGVTVDWIGTAQGLEQRLVPAAGYPLHQLQMQGLRGKGWRRWLTAPWRLGRAVVQARQILRRCGAEAVLGMGGYVSAPAGIAAWTLGKRLCLHEQNAIPGLANRLLAPLAAEVFAGFPDTGLRKARWVGNPVRAEIAELAEPKLRFAQRQGRPRLLIMGGSQGAQVLNELCCAALAALPVDLRPEIWHQSGAAHLDKTRAAYAAAGLTARVDPFIDAMAEALAWADLAVCRAGAATVAELTAAGLGSLLIPFPFAVDDHQAANARFLEDAGAARMLRQEGLDAEQLREIMLPLLQDPALRLRWAEAARRQARVNAAVEVAAACGGSTHA
- the murC gene encoding UDP-N-acetylmuramate--L-alanine ligase, encoding MRNWVRQIHLVGIGGAGMRGIAEVLLNLGYAVSGSDLRPGPATLRLSDLGASIFTGHGAANVRGADVVVVSSAIAADNPEIRAARELRIPVIRRAEMLAELMRFKQGIAIAGTHGKTTTTSLVASILGAAGLDPTFVIGGRLKSAGTHAALGSGEYLVAEADESDASFLYLSPVMAVVTNIDADHMETYGNTMGQLRAAFLQFLQRLPFYGLAVLCTDEPMVRGLLPELRTPVLGYGLNDDSDLQARNIRYRGMGSEVEIWRRVEGQGVHWFDLQLNIPGEHNVLNALAAIGIASKVGISQEIIAQALADFRGVARRFEYLGDWRGWSIVDDYGHHPRELAATIAAARRIWPQRPLVLLFQPHRFTRTRDLFGDFVEVLAQADRSLLLDVYAAGEPAIPGADSAALCTALRERGADVQHLPDALQQPQQILAHLPPSAVLLCMGAGSIAQLASQWQAIFATEAQS
- the murB gene encoding UDP-N-acetylmuramate dehydrogenase; protein product: MMGGRLRLGEPLARHSSWRIGGPAERFYLPGTAADLVSFLREFGRSPITWLGLGSNVLLRDGGLRGTVICLAHGLDQMELDAAGELVVEAGVSAVKLAHFAAKNGLAGVEFLAGIPGTVGGCLAMNAGAHGGETWPLVEWVELLHPNGERERRPASAFRIGYRSVQGQGDACFLRAGLRLPAGEPEQLRMQLRAWQNQRAASQPLSWPSCGSVFRNPPGDHAARLIEAAGLKGRRIGDAEISTQHANFILNRGQARSREVEALVMEIQETVRQRFGIVLQPEMRVLGEEHDD
- a CDS encoding D-alanine--D-alanine ligase is translated as MTTETQRVAVVYGGPSAEREVSLQSGAAVLRALQGMGVDACGIDVEPRHLAEQLRDQHVGRVFNVCHGAFGEDGHLQANLENLGIPYTGSGVLASALSMDKWRCKRLWQSASLPTTRGVLLRGDEPIPEELESWGWPLFVKPNRGGSSIGVSRANNTHDLERALGGAFAFDTEILIEAAILGQEVTVGIVHGQALPPIVIQVTGTFYDYHAKYQADDTRYLLPSGLGDALDAQLQSLALRAFAEIGGQGWGRVDFLVDDSGRPALLEVNSVPGMTSHSLVPMAAQTMGWDFAELCRRILASTEGE